Proteins encoded in a region of the Anoxybacillus amylolyticus genome:
- a CDS encoding NAD(P)H-dependent flavin oxidoreductase: protein MDWKTRVTELLQIKYPIIQGGLAYLAYAELAAAVSNAGGLGQITAMSLPTPEALREEIRKVREKTDRPFGVNFAIGQHGRPFSHMLEVAIEEQVPVVSVTGGNPAPFFEQLKGVDVKKLVLVAAVRQAVKAEELGADAVMVVGQEGGGHLGKYDIGTFVLIPKVVDSVSIPVIASGGIGDGRGLMAALSLGAEGIEMGTRFIATQECVHAHPLYKELLVKGSENDTVVIKRSLGAPGRAIANEWTEKILQIEQQGGTYEQLKEYISGEANRRFIYDGKTNEGFAWAGQVMGLIDDVPTVAELFARMMKEAEQIRKRWAN, encoded by the coding sequence ATGGATTGGAAAACGAGAGTGACGGAGTTATTACAGATTAAATATCCCATTATTCAAGGGGGGCTTGCGTATTTAGCATATGCAGAGCTAGCAGCAGCCGTTTCGAACGCAGGAGGATTAGGGCAAATTACCGCCATGTCGCTCCCGACACCGGAGGCGTTACGCGAAGAAATTCGAAAAGTGCGCGAGAAAACCGACCGACCGTTCGGCGTGAACTTTGCTATCGGACAACACGGACGGCCGTTTTCACATATGCTTGAAGTGGCGATCGAGGAACAAGTGCCAGTCGTGTCCGTGACAGGCGGAAATCCTGCCCCGTTTTTTGAGCAGTTAAAAGGAGTAGACGTAAAGAAACTGGTGCTTGTAGCTGCTGTTCGCCAAGCGGTAAAAGCGGAAGAACTAGGGGCAGATGCCGTGATGGTTGTCGGGCAAGAAGGAGGAGGACATTTAGGAAAATACGATATTGGAACGTTTGTACTGATTCCGAAAGTTGTTGATTCTGTATCGATTCCGGTGATTGCTTCTGGAGGGATTGGAGACGGAAGAGGGCTAATGGCGGCATTATCGCTTGGTGCGGAAGGCATCGAAATGGGCACACGCTTTATTGCAACGCAAGAATGTGTACATGCCCATCCGCTGTACAAAGAGTTGCTTGTAAAAGGTTCGGAAAACGATACCGTTGTTATTAAGAGGAGTTTAGGAGCACCAGGAAGGGCGATTGCGAACGAGTGGACGGAAAAAATTTTGCAAATAGAACAACAAGGTGGAACGTACGAACAATTAAAAGAATACATTAGCGGGGAGGCGAACCGTCGTTTTATTTATGACGGGAAAACGAACGAAGGATTTGCGTGGGCCGGACAAGTGATGGGCTTAATTGATGATGTACCGACTGTTGCAGAATTATTTGCTCGCATGATGAAAGAAGCCGAACAAATTCGCAAACGCTGGGCAAACTAA
- a CDS encoding DUF1885 family protein, whose amino-acid sequence MSTHAYIKLVPASKKKTITLEEVKELFHTYQQLMKKTGEQLGWGFENASFPYQIVAADGNEQWFYLKGTNDRYHSIIIGVGQEKTEKDETSFIQVTLPTNATHGDKGKANEFCKFLAKQLEGELHLFNGRIMYYYKR is encoded by the coding sequence ATGTCCACACACGCATACATAAAGCTTGTACCAGCATCAAAAAAGAAAACGATTACACTTGAAGAAGTAAAAGAACTGTTTCACACATACCAACAACTGATGAAAAAAACAGGCGAACAGCTCGGGTGGGGATTTGAAAATGCCTCGTTTCCTTATCAAATCGTAGCGGCAGACGGAAACGAACAATGGTTTTATTTAAAAGGAACGAATGACCGTTATCATTCGATTATTATTGGTGTCGGTCAAGAAAAAACAGAAAAAGACGAAACGTCATTTATTCAAGTAACGCTTCCAACTAACGCCACACATGGAGACAAAGGAAAAGCGAACGAATTTTGCAAATTTCTCGCAAAACAATTAGAAGGGGAATTGCATTTATTTAACGGCAGAATTATGTATTATTATAAACGATAG
- a CDS encoding YlaH-like family protein: MLERLSFFASLYEVHTNPKQGMWLLYITVLILSAIVYRLGFAKKLPVLKNVIIYVLLALGCTILTFFAVFLPIAEGLVVAALILTIYKIRLHQAKKQNTNNGVD, encoded by the coding sequence ATGTTAGAGCGGCTTTCCTTCTTTGCATCGCTATACGAAGTGCATACGAACCCGAAGCAAGGGATGTGGCTGTTGTATATTACAGTGCTCATTTTATCTGCCATTGTGTATCGGCTTGGGTTTGCGAAAAAACTGCCTGTACTAAAAAACGTCATCATTTACGTGCTCTTGGCGTTAGGCTGTACCATTTTAACATTTTTTGCTGTCTTTTTGCCTATTGCGGAAGGGTTAGTTGTCGCCGCGCTTATTTTAACGATTTATAAAATTCGCCTACATCAAGCGAAAAAACAAAATACAAATAACGGTGTTGATTAA
- a CDS encoding dihydrolipoamide acetyltransferase family protein, with product MAFEFKLPDIGEGIHEGEIVKWFVKPGDEVNEDDVLCEVQNDKAVVEIPSPVKGKVLEILVGEGTVATVGQTLVTFDAPGYEHLKFKGQDHDEPKAEERKEEAPQQTEAAPATEVDPNRRVIAMPSVRKYAREKGVDIRLVQGTGKNGRVLKSDIDAYLAGGVTAAPAAEAAEQRVEEQVAPKAEAKPVAAPVVLEGEFPETREKMSGIRRAIAKAMVNSKHTAPHVTLMDEVDVTKLVAHRKKFKEVAAQKGIKLTFLPYVVKALTSALREFPTLNTSIDDATEEIVHKHYYNIGIAADTDKGLLVPVVKHADRKSIFALAKEINELATKARDGKLMPNEMKGASCTITNIGSAGGQWFTPVINHPEVAILGIGRISEKPVVRDGEIVIAPVLALSLSFDHRMIDGATAQHALNHIKRLLNDPELLLMEA from the coding sequence GTGGCGTTTGAATTCAAACTACCAGATATCGGGGAAGGCATTCACGAAGGCGAAATTGTCAAATGGTTCGTGAAACCTGGGGATGAAGTAAACGAAGATGACGTTTTATGCGAAGTGCAAAACGATAAAGCGGTTGTGGAAATTCCTTCACCTGTTAAAGGAAAAGTATTAGAAATTTTAGTGGGGGAGGGAACGGTTGCGACGGTCGGACAAACGCTTGTGACGTTCGATGCCCCTGGGTATGAACATTTAAAATTTAAAGGACAAGACCACGACGAACCAAAAGCGGAAGAAAGAAAAGAAGAGGCTCCGCAACAAACAGAAGCAGCACCAGCAACGGAAGTAGATCCGAACCGACGCGTCATTGCGATGCCTTCTGTGCGTAAATATGCACGGGAAAAAGGAGTAGATATTCGACTTGTGCAAGGGACAGGCAAAAATGGCCGCGTGTTAAAAAGCGACATTGATGCATACTTAGCGGGTGGAGTAACCGCTGCGCCGGCAGCAGAGGCAGCAGAACAACGTGTGGAAGAGCAAGTAGCGCCAAAAGCAGAAGCGAAACCTGTAGCTGCACCAGTTGTACTAGAAGGTGAGTTCCCAGAAACTCGCGAAAAAATGAGCGGCATCCGCCGTGCGATTGCCAAAGCAATGGTTAATTCGAAACATACCGCACCGCACGTCACATTAATGGACGAAGTAGATGTAACGAAACTTGTCGCACACCGGAAAAAATTCAAAGAAGTTGCAGCGCAAAAAGGCATCAAGCTAACGTTTTTGCCATACGTTGTTAAAGCGTTGACATCGGCTTTGCGTGAATTTCCAACATTAAATACATCCATTGACGATGCAACGGAAGAAATTGTTCATAAGCATTATTACAACATTGGCATTGCGGCAGACACGGACAAAGGATTGCTCGTTCCGGTCGTCAAACATGCTGATCGGAAGTCAATTTTTGCCCTAGCAAAAGAAATTAACGAACTTGCGACAAAGGCACGCGACGGCAAATTAATGCCGAACGAAATGAAAGGAGCGTCCTGCACGATTACAAACATCGGCTCTGCAGGTGGACAATGGTTTACGCCAGTCATTAACCATCCAGAAGTGGCGATTCTTGGTATTGGTCGTATTTCAGAAAAGCCAGTTGTGCGTGACGGAGAAATCGTGATTGCGCCGGTATTAGCGTTATCGTTAAGCTTTGACCATCGCATGATCGATGGTGCAACGGCACAACATGCGTTGAATCATATTAAACGTTTACTAAACGATCCTGAACTATTATTAATGGAGGCGTAA
- a CDS encoding YlaF family protein, which produces MKSIQPVFLLFAILAASSIMAIGIFIAEQITIGVIISIVAFVLIMGIGFITKKRMREKGML; this is translated from the coding sequence ATGAAATCGATTCAGCCCGTGTTTTTGTTGTTTGCGATTTTGGCTGCTTCGTCGATTATGGCAATCGGTATTTTTATTGCCGAACAGATTACAATCGGCGTTATCATTTCTATCGTTGCTTTTGTGCTTATTATGGGAATCGGATTCATCACGAAAAAACGGATGCGTGAAAAAGGCATGTTATAA
- a CDS encoding GapA-binding peptide SR1P: MGTIVCQTCNSTIGHFEDEKVTTLYGKCTQCDHEEVDEQE, translated from the coding sequence ATGGGCACAATCGTTTGTCAAACATGTAATTCAACAATCGGGCATTTTGAAGACGAGAAAGTTACAACGCTTTACGGAAAATGTACACAATGTGATCATGAAGAAGTAGACGAACAAGAGTAA
- a CDS encoding inositol monophosphatase family protein: protein MNWQQIDECARAWLKEAGARIRETFAQQLTIQTKSNRKDLVTNVDKETEQFFIAHIKNKFPQHRVLGEEGFGDDIGALDGTVWIIDPIDGTMNFIHQQRNFAISIGIFHNGVGQLGYIYDVVHDELYSAQKGKGAFLNDSPLPRLQPVSISEAIISLNTTWVIDNARIDPSILTPLVKAVRGTRSYGSAALEMAYVAAGRLDAYMTMRLSPWDFAGGLIIVEEVGGVVTNIYGEPLQLLEQNSVLVAKPGLHKQIVKQYIRK from the coding sequence ATGAATTGGCAACAAATCGATGAATGTGCCCGAGCATGGCTGAAAGAAGCAGGCGCTCGCATTCGAGAAACGTTTGCGCAGCAATTGACGATACAAACGAAATCGAATCGAAAAGATTTAGTTACAAACGTCGACAAAGAAACGGAGCAATTTTTCATTGCACACATAAAAAACAAATTCCCACAACATCGCGTGCTTGGCGAAGAAGGATTTGGCGATGATATAGGGGCATTGGATGGGACGGTTTGGATTATCGACCCGATTGATGGGACGATGAATTTTATCCACCAACAACGAAATTTTGCGATTTCCATTGGCATTTTTCACAATGGCGTCGGTCAACTTGGCTATATTTACGATGTTGTACATGACGAACTATATTCTGCACAAAAAGGAAAAGGCGCATTTTTAAACGACTCTCCCCTTCCACGATTGCAGCCGGTATCTATTTCCGAAGCGATTATTTCGCTAAATACGACGTGGGTGATTGACAATGCCCGCATTGATCCATCTATATTAACGCCGCTTGTGAAAGCCGTGCGCGGGACGCGGTCATACGGTTCGGCAGCGTTAGAAATGGCGTATGTCGCAGCCGGAAGGTTAGATGCGTACATGACGATGCGATTGTCGCCTTGGGATTTTGCTGGGGGGCTTATCATTGTCGAAGAAGTTGGTGGCGTGGTGACAAATATTTATGGTGAACCACTTCAATTGCTTGAACAAAACTCTGTGTTAGTCGCTAAACCAGGACTTCATAAACAAATTGTGAAGCAATATATTCGAAAATAA
- the typA gene encoding translational GTPase TypA yields the protein MKLLNEVKRREDLRNIAIIAHVDHGKTTLVDQLLRQSGTFRANEQVQERALDRNDLERERGITILAKNTAIHYKDARINILDTPGHADFGGEVERIMRLVDGVLLVVDAYEGCMPQTRFVLKKALEQQLTPIVVVNKIDREFARPEEVVDEVIDLFIELGATEEQLEFPVVYASALNGTASLDPYQQESDMTVLFETIMEHIPAPVDNRTEPLQFQVALLDYNDYVGRIGIGRVFRGTIKVGQQVALMKLDGSVKTFRVTKLFGFIGLKRIEITEAEAGDIIAVSGMEDINVGETVCPIEHQEALPTLRIDEPTLKMTFLVNSSPFAGREGKYVTARKIEERLRTQLETDVSLRVEPTESPDAWIVSGRGELHLSILIENMRREGFELQVSKPEVIMKEVDGVLCEPMERVQIDIPEEYTGAIMESLGMRKGEMVDMVHQENGQVRLIFLVPARGLIGYRTEFMSLTRGYGILNHSFDHYAPVQKGFVGGRRQGVLISMETGKATAYGIMQIEDRGTIFVEPGTEVYEGMIVGEHTRENDLVVNVCKVKHATNIRSATKEQTVTMKKPRIMTLEEALEYLNDDEYCEVTPQSIRLRKKILDKNEREKLAKKKKAAEQAK from the coding sequence ATGAAACTGTTGAATGAAGTGAAACGGCGAGAAGATCTTCGGAATATTGCCATTATCGCTCATGTCGATCATGGCAAAACAACGTTAGTCGATCAGTTGTTGCGCCAATCAGGGACGTTCCGTGCAAATGAACAAGTACAAGAACGTGCGCTTGACCGCAATGACTTAGAAAGAGAACGTGGCATTACTATTTTGGCGAAAAACACCGCGATTCATTATAAAGATGCACGCATTAACATTTTAGACACGCCAGGACATGCCGATTTTGGGGGAGAAGTAGAACGGATTATGCGGTTAGTGGACGGGGTGCTGCTTGTTGTTGATGCGTATGAGGGCTGCATGCCGCAGACGCGCTTCGTGCTGAAAAAAGCGCTGGAGCAGCAGTTGACACCGATTGTCGTTGTTAATAAAATTGACCGCGAATTTGCTCGCCCGGAAGAAGTCGTCGATGAAGTCATTGACTTATTTATTGAACTAGGGGCAACAGAAGAACAGCTAGAGTTTCCGGTCGTTTACGCTTCTGCATTAAACGGTACGGCAAGCTTAGACCCCTATCAGCAAGAAAGCGATATGACGGTGCTATTTGAAACGATTATGGAGCACATTCCTGCTCCTGTCGATAACCGAACGGAACCGCTACAATTTCAAGTCGCGCTGCTTGATTATAACGACTATGTCGGTCGAATTGGGATTGGGCGCGTGTTTCGTGGCACGATTAAAGTCGGTCAGCAAGTGGCGTTAATGAAGTTAGATGGGTCGGTGAAGACGTTTCGGGTGACGAAATTGTTTGGCTTCATTGGATTAAAACGCATCGAAATTACGGAAGCAGAAGCTGGGGATATTATTGCTGTTTCAGGAATGGAAGACATTAACGTCGGGGAAACAGTATGCCCGATTGAACATCAAGAGGCGTTGCCAACGTTACGAATTGATGAACCGACGTTAAAAATGACATTTTTAGTGAATAGTAGCCCGTTTGCTGGTCGAGAAGGAAAATACGTCACCGCTCGTAAAATAGAAGAACGGCTTCGCACACAGCTTGAGACCGACGTGAGTTTGCGCGTGGAGCCGACCGAATCGCCGGACGCGTGGATTGTTTCAGGTCGGGGGGAATTGCATTTATCCATTTTAATCGAAAATATGCGGCGTGAAGGGTTTGAGCTACAAGTGTCCAAACCGGAAGTCATTATGAAAGAGGTAGATGGCGTGCTTTGTGAGCCGATGGAGCGCGTGCAAATTGACATTCCGGAAGAGTATACGGGGGCGATTATGGAATCTCTCGGTATGCGTAAAGGGGAAATGGTCGATATGGTCCATCAAGAAAATGGACAAGTCCGCCTTATTTTCCTAGTGCCAGCACGCGGGTTAATCGGCTATCGCACCGAATTTATGTCGTTGACGCGAGGGTACGGCATTTTAAACCATTCATTTGACCATTACGCGCCAGTGCAAAAAGGGTTTGTTGGTGGACGACGCCAAGGGGTGCTTATTTCGATGGAAACGGGCAAGGCGACTGCCTATGGAATTATGCAGATCGAAGACCGCGGCACGATTTTTGTGGAGCCAGGAACAGAAGTGTATGAAGGAATGATTGTTGGGGAGCATACGCGTGAAAACGATTTAGTCGTGAACGTTTGTAAAGTCAAACACGCGACAAATATTCGTTCGGCGACGAAAGAGCAGACGGTGACGATGAAAAAGCCGCGCATCATGACGCTCGAAGAGGCGCTTGAATATTTAAATGACGATGAATATTGTGAAGTGACGCCGCAATCGATTCGCTTGCGCAAGAAGATTTTAGATAAGAACGAGCGTGAGAAGTTAGCGAAGAAAAAGAAAGCGGCGGAACAGGCGAAATAA
- the lpdA gene encoding dihydrolipoyl dehydrogenase, with translation MVVGDFAIETETLVVGAGPGGYVAAIRAAQLGQKVTIVEKGNLGGVCLNVGCIPSKALISAGHRYEMAIHSEDMGIKAENVTVDFTKVQEWKASVVKKLTGGVEGLLKGNKVEIVRGEAYFVDANTVRVMTETSAQTYKFKNAIIATGSRPIELPAFKFSKRILDSTGALNLPEIPKSLVVIGGGYIGTELGTAYANFGTKVTILEGADEILSGFEKQMSAVVKRRLKKKGVEVFTNALAKGVEEREDGVTVTFEVQGETKTVDAQYVLVTVGRRPNTDELGLEQIGVKMTERGLIEIDKQCRTSVPNIYAIGDIVPGPPLAHKASYEGKIAAEAISGHPSEMDYLAIPAVVFSDPECASVGYFEKQAKEEGIEVTTAKFPFAANGRALALNDAEGFMKLVVRKDDGVIIGAQIVGPNASDMIAELGLAIEAGMTAEDIAMTIHAHPTLGEIAMEAAEVVLGSPIHIIK, from the coding sequence ATGGTAGTGGGCGATTTTGCAATTGAAACAGAAACTCTTGTCGTTGGAGCCGGCCCTGGCGGCTATGTGGCAGCAATTCGTGCCGCTCAGTTAGGGCAAAAGGTGACGATTGTCGAAAAAGGCAACCTCGGGGGCGTATGCTTAAACGTTGGCTGCATCCCATCGAAAGCGTTAATTTCGGCAGGACACCGCTACGAAATGGCAATCCATTCCGAAGACATGGGCATTAAAGCGGAAAACGTAACGGTGGACTTTACGAAGGTGCAAGAGTGGAAAGCGAGCGTTGTAAAAAAATTAACTGGAGGCGTCGAAGGATTATTAAAAGGAAATAAAGTGGAAATTGTTCGCGGCGAGGCATATTTTGTCGATGCAAATACAGTGCGCGTCATGACAGAAACAAGTGCACAAACGTACAAATTCAAAAACGCCATCATCGCGACTGGTTCCCGCCCAATCGAACTTCCTGCATTTAAGTTCTCAAAGCGTATTCTTGATTCAACTGGCGCATTAAACTTACCGGAAATCCCGAAATCGCTTGTTGTCATCGGCGGGGGGTATATTGGAACAGAATTAGGGACAGCGTATGCGAACTTTGGGACGAAAGTGACAATTCTTGAAGGTGCAGATGAAATTTTATCTGGTTTTGAAAAGCAAATGAGCGCGGTCGTGAAGCGCCGCTTAAAGAAAAAAGGTGTCGAAGTGTTTACAAACGCCCTTGCCAAAGGTGTCGAAGAGCGAGAAGATGGCGTAACGGTAACGTTTGAAGTACAAGGGGAAACGAAAACAGTTGATGCACAATACGTGCTTGTCACCGTTGGACGCCGCCCGAATACAGATGAGTTAGGGCTTGAACAAATTGGCGTGAAAATGACAGAACGCGGGCTTATCGAAATTGATAAGCAATGCCGTACGAGCGTGCCGAACATTTATGCGATCGGTGATATCGTTCCAGGACCACCGCTTGCCCATAAAGCATCGTATGAAGGGAAAATCGCGGCAGAAGCAATTTCAGGTCATCCGTCGGAGATGGATTATTTAGCCATTCCAGCAGTTGTGTTCTCAGACCCTGAATGTGCATCGGTCGGTTATTTTGAAAAACAAGCGAAAGAGGAAGGCATTGAAGTCACAACAGCAAAATTCCCGTTTGCGGCAAACGGCCGCGCATTGGCGCTCAACGATGCGGAAGGCTTTATGAAGCTCGTCGTACGCAAAGACGATGGTGTTATTATCGGGGCACAAATCGTCGGTCCAAATGCATCGGATATGATTGCAGAACTTGGACTTGCGATTGAAGCAGGTATGACAGCAGAAGATATTGCGATGACGATTCATGCGCATCCGACGTTAGGCGAAATCGCCATGGAAGCAGCAGAAGTCGTTCTTGGCAGCCCAATTCATATCATTAAATAA
- the pdhB gene encoding pyruvate dehydrogenase complex E1 component subunit beta — protein sequence MAQMTMIQAITDALRIEMKNDPNVLVFGEDVGVNGGVFRATEGLQAEFGEERVFDTPLAESGIGGLAIGLALQGFRPVPEIQFFGFVYEVMDSISGQMARMRYRSGGRFHAPITIRSPFGGGVHTPELHADSLEGLVAQQPGLKVVIPSTPYDAKGLLISAIRDNDPVIFLEHMKLYRSFRQEVPEGEYTIPIGKADIKREGKDVSIITYGAMVHESLKAAAELEKEGISAEVVDLRTVQPLDIETIIASVEKTGRAIVVQEAQKQAGIAANVVAEINERAILSLEAPVLRVAAPDTVYPFSQAEPVWLPNFKDVIETAKKVMSF from the coding sequence ATGGCGCAAATGACAATGATTCAAGCGATCACGGATGCGTTGCGCATCGAAATGAAAAACGATCCGAACGTATTAGTGTTTGGGGAAGACGTTGGGGTAAACGGCGGCGTGTTCCGTGCAACAGAAGGGCTACAAGCGGAGTTTGGTGAAGAGCGCGTATTTGATACCCCGCTTGCAGAATCAGGGATCGGTGGTTTAGCAATCGGTCTTGCGCTCCAAGGATTCCGCCCTGTTCCAGAAATTCAGTTTTTTGGGTTCGTATATGAAGTGATGGATTCCATCTCTGGTCAAATGGCACGCATGCGCTATCGTTCCGGCGGGCGCTTCCATGCACCGATTACGATTCGTTCTCCGTTTGGTGGGGGCGTGCATACGCCAGAATTGCATGCGGATAGCTTAGAAGGGCTTGTTGCGCAACAGCCTGGATTAAAAGTAGTCATTCCTTCGACGCCATATGATGCAAAAGGGTTACTTATTTCTGCTATCCGCGATAACGACCCGGTCATCTTTTTAGAACATATGAAGCTGTACCGTTCGTTCCGTCAAGAAGTGCCGGAAGGAGAATATACGATCCCAATCGGTAAAGCAGATATTAAGCGTGAAGGAAAAGATGTGTCAATCATTACGTACGGAGCGATGGTGCACGAATCATTGAAAGCGGCAGCGGAACTTGAAAAAGAAGGCATCTCCGCAGAAGTCGTTGACTTGCGTACTGTGCAACCGTTAGACATTGAAACGATTATCGCCTCTGTTGAGAAAACAGGTCGCGCCATTGTTGTGCAAGAAGCGCAAAAACAAGCAGGTATTGCAGCAAATGTCGTCGCAGAAATTAATGAACGGGCGATTCTTAGCCTTGAGGCGCCAGTGTTGCGTGTTGCTGCTCCAGATACAGTATATCCGTTCTCGCAAGCAGAGCCAGTATGGTTGCCAAACTTTAAAGATGTAATCGAAACAGCGAAAAAAGTGATGAGTTTCTAA
- a CDS encoding UPF0223 family protein, translating to MNYSYPFSYDWTTQEIIDVIKFFEAVETVYEHGMEREQLMNLYRRFKEIVPSKSEEKKWCDEFEKTSGYSSYHVVKKAKEAKNGEWIQMTEKN from the coding sequence GTGAATTATTCGTACCCGTTTTCTTATGATTGGACAACGCAAGAAATTATCGATGTGATTAAATTTTTCGAAGCCGTCGAAACGGTCTATGAACATGGAATGGAACGCGAACAGCTAATGAATCTGTACCGTCGGTTTAAAGAAATCGTTCCGAGCAAAAGCGAAGAGAAAAAGTGGTGTGATGAATTTGAAAAAACGAGCGGCTACTCGTCCTATCACGTTGTGAAAAAAGCGAAAGAAGCGAAAAATGGCGAGTGGATTCAGATGACTGAAAAAAATTAG
- a CDS encoding aminotransferase class I/II-fold pyridoxal phosphate-dependent enzyme, translating into MSQFETPLFTGLLEHMKKNPIQFHIPGHKKGAGMDPDFREFIGENALAIDLINIGPLDDLHQPKGMIKRAQELAAEAFGADYTFFSVQGTSGAIMTMVMSVAGPGDKIIVPRNVHKSVMSAIVFSGATPIFIHPEVDKELGISHGITPEAVEKALTQHPDAKGVLVINPTYFGIAGDLKKIVEIAHAYHVPVLVDEAHGVHIHFHENLPLSAMQAGADMAATSVHKLGGSMTQSSILNVREGLVSAKRVQAILSMLTTTSTSYLLLASLDVARKRLATEGRTLAEKAIQLAEETREKINEIPHLYCVGKEILGTEATYNYDPTKLIISVKELGLTGYDVEKWLREMYQIEVELSDLYNILCIITPGDTEKETDILVNALRHLSEQYRHQADAGVKPKVLLPDIPALALTPRDAFYSETEIVPFEQSAGRIIAEFVMVYPPGIPIFIPGEIITEENLAYIKKNLEVGLPVQGPEDDTLQTLRVIKEHKPIK; encoded by the coding sequence TTGTCACAGTTTGAGACACCGTTGTTCACTGGGCTGTTAGAACATATGAAAAAAAATCCGATTCAATTTCACATTCCTGGCCATAAAAAAGGAGCAGGAATGGATCCAGATTTTCGTGAATTCATCGGCGAAAATGCGTTAGCCATTGATTTAATCAACATCGGTCCTTTAGATGATTTGCATCAACCAAAAGGGATGATTAAACGCGCGCAAGAACTAGCCGCAGAAGCGTTCGGCGCCGACTATACGTTTTTTTCCGTGCAAGGAACAAGCGGGGCGATTATGACGATGGTGATGTCTGTCGCCGGTCCTGGCGATAAAATTATCGTGCCGCGCAACGTCCATAAGTCGGTGATGTCTGCGATTGTTTTTTCTGGCGCTACGCCCATTTTTATTCATCCAGAGGTGGACAAAGAGCTTGGTATTTCACACGGCATTACACCAGAAGCAGTCGAAAAAGCGTTAACGCAACATCCTGACGCCAAAGGAGTGCTCGTCATTAACCCGACGTACTTTGGTATCGCTGGGGATTTGAAAAAAATTGTGGAAATCGCTCATGCCTATCATGTGCCTGTCCTCGTCGATGAAGCGCACGGAGTGCACATTCATTTCCATGAGAATCTCCCGCTTTCAGCAATGCAAGCCGGAGCAGATATGGCAGCAACAAGCGTTCATAAACTCGGTGGCTCGATGACGCAAAGCTCGATTTTAAATGTACGGGAAGGGCTTGTCTCTGCGAAGCGCGTCCAAGCCATTTTAAGCATGTTAACCACGACATCGACGTCATATTTATTGCTTGCATCCCTTGACGTCGCTCGCAAACGGTTGGCGACAGAAGGGAGAACACTTGCCGAAAAAGCAATTCAGCTAGCGGAAGAAACGCGCGAGAAAATTAATGAAATTCCGCATTTGTATTGCGTTGGTAAAGAAATTTTAGGTACGGAAGCAACGTACAATTATGACCCGACAAAGTTAATTATTTCCGTAAAAGAACTTGGATTAACGGGGTACGACGTCGAAAAATGGCTTCGGGAAATGTACCAAATTGAAGTAGAGTTGTCCGATTTATACAACATTTTATGTATTATTACACCAGGCGATACGGAAAAGGAAACAGACATATTAGTCAACGCGCTTCGCCATTTATCAGAGCAATATCGCCATCAAGCCGATGCCGGTGTAAAGCCGAAAGTGTTGCTTCCTGACATTCCGGCACTAGCGTTAACACCGCGCGATGCGTTTTATTCGGAAACAGAAATCGTGCCGTTTGAGCAATCTGCCGGACGAATTATTGCAGAATTTGTGATGGTTTATCCCCCTGGAATTCCTATTTTCATTCCTGGTGAAATTATTACGGAAGAAAATTTAGCGTACATTAAGAAAAACCTCGAAGTCGGCTTACCGGTACAAGGTCCGGAAGACGATACGCTTCAAACATTGCGCGTGATTAAAGAACATAAACCGATTAAGTAA
- a CDS encoding DUF3055 domain-containing protein: protein MNLFEKLYDEYEKVKVRFVGFTTKDTRYDFGIVYTNMFFGKPLVICMQTGRSTLLDPKDVENHEYLQRIFRIDTAEQAADLAEFFSDVLPATALYPEYDY, encoded by the coding sequence ATGAATTTGTTTGAAAAGTTGTATGATGAATACGAAAAAGTGAAAGTGCGGTTCGTTGGCTTTACGACAAAAGATACGCGGTATGATTTTGGGATTGTTTATACGAATATGTTCTTTGGCAAGCCGCTCGTCATCTGTATGCAAACAGGCCGCTCGACTCTCCTCGATCCAAAAGACGTTGAAAACCATGAGTATTTGCAGCGAATTTTCCGAATTGATACAGCTGAGCAGGCAGCGGATTTAGCGGAGTTTTTCTCCGATGTTCTTCCAGCGACGGCGTTGTATCCAGAATACGATTATTAA